One window of Triticum dicoccoides isolate Atlit2015 ecotype Zavitan chromosome 5A, WEW_v2.0, whole genome shotgun sequence genomic DNA carries:
- the LOC119300433 gene encoding GDSL esterase/lipase At5g55050-like gives MSSGNIHMKNSQPTHTHTHTHTHTHTPRDRETNRECSLKQVIYTPVSSETVVIVMGCHISPSIKGLVATFSILQVCLIICAAAAAPSKMVRLVPAMYVFGDSTLDVGNNNYLPGPNVPRANTPLNGVDFPGGARATGRFSNGYHVADFIAMKLGLKESPPAYLSLAPRPTALLLSALATGVSYASAGAGILDSTNAGNNIPLSKQVRYMESTKAAMEARVGKAAARVLLSRSFFHFSVGSNDISVFAAAQPTGDVAALYASLISGYSAAITDLYGLGARKFGIINVGLLGCVPAARALSATGACNDGLNQLSAGFNDKLRSLMAGLAARLPGLDYSLADNYNLSQVTFANPAASGYVNIDSACCGSGRMGAESDCLPNSTTCADHDRFVFWDRGHPSQRAGELSAAAYLDGAAGFTAPISFDQLARKI, from the exons TCgcaaccaacacacacacacacacacacacacacacacacacacacaccaagagATCGAGAAACCAATCGAGAGTGCAGCCTGAAGCAAGTTATATACACTCCAGTTAGCTCAGAGACCGTCGTGATAGTCATGGGGTGCCATATTAGTCCGTCCATAAAGGGACTTGTTGCTACGTTCTCCATCCTCCAGGTGTGCTTGATCATctgtgccgccgccgctgccccgagcAAGATGGTGAGGCTGGTGCCGGCGATGTACGTGTTCGGGGACTCGACGCTGGACGTGGGCAACAACAACTACCTGCCGGGGCCGAACGTGCCCAGGGCCAACACGCCCCTCAACGGCGTCGACTTCCCCGGCGGCGCCCGGGCGACGGGGCGGTTCAGCAACGGCTACCACGTCGCCGACTTCATCG CAATGAAGCTGGGGCTGAAGGAGAGCCCGCCGGCGTATCTGTCGCTCGCGCCACGCCCCACCgccctgctcctcagcgctctcgcCACAGGTGTGAGCTATGCTTCTGCCGGAGCCGGCATCCTGGACTCCACC aacgCGGGGAACAACATCCCACTGTCGAAGCAGGTGCGGTACATGGAGTCAACCAAGGCCGCCATGGAGGCCAGGGTGGGGAAAGCCGCGGCGCGCGTCCTGCTCTCGAGGTCCTTCTTCCACTTCAGCGTCGGCAGCAACGACATCTCCGTGTTCGCGGCCGCGCAGCCAACGGGCGACGTCGCCGCGCTCTACGCCAGCCTCATCTCCGGCTACTCCGCCGCCATCACGGACCTGTACGGCTTGGGCGCGAGGAAGTTCGGGATCATCAACGTGGGGCTGCTGGGCTGCGTGCCGGCGGCGCGGGCTCTCAGCGCGACTGGCGCGTGCAACGACGGGCTCAACCAGTTGTCAGCCGGCTTCAACGACAAGCTCAGGTCCCTCATGGCCGGCCTCGCCGCCCGGCTGCCGGGCCTCGACTACTCCCTCGCCGACAACTACAACCTCTCGCAAGTCACCTTCGCCAACCCAGCGGCATCCG GGTACGTGAACATAGACAGCGCGTGCTGTGGGAGCGGGAGGATGGGAGCGGAGAGCGACTGCCTGCCTAACTCCACGACGTGCGCCGACCACGACCGCTTCGTCTTCTGGGACCGGGGGCATCCCTCGCAGCGCGCCGGAGAGCTCAGCGCCGCCGCATACTTGGACGGAGCGGCCGGGTTCACCGCGCCCATCAGCTTCGATCAGCTGGCCCGCAAGATTTAG